TACTTGAACTGGTCACGCAGCTTGCCCGCGATCTCCTCGCGGTACTTCTGCTTCAGACGCGGAGTGGTGGTGGTAGCCATCAGATGTCCTCACCCGTCCGCTTGGCAACGCGGATCTTGTTGCCCTCTTCGTCGAAGCGGTAACCGACACGCGTGACGACCTTCTGACCGTCCTTCTCCACGACCAGCTGGACGTTGGACACGTGGATGGGGGCCTCGGTGGTCACGATGCCGCCGGCCTGGGAACCGCGAGCGGTCGGGCCGGCCTTGGTGTGCTTCTTGACCCGGTTGACACCCTCGACCAGAACGCGCTCCTCGCGCGGGTAAGCGGCAATGACCTTGCCCTGCTTGCCCTTGTCCTTGCCGGTGATGACCTGGACCAGGTCGCCCTTCTTGATCTTCATGCTTACAGCACCTCCGGCGCGAGCGAGATGATCTTCATGAACTTCTTCTCGCGCAGCTCCCGGCCGACCGGGCCGAAGATGCGGGTGCCGCGAGGGTCGCCGTCGTTCTTCAGAATGACGGCGGCGTTCTCGTCGAAGCGGATGTACGAGCCGTCCGGACGGCGGCGCTCCTTGACGGTGCGAACGATGACCGCCTTGACGACGTCACCCTTCTTCACGTTGCCACCGGGGATCGCGTCCTTGACGGTGGCGACGATGACGTCACCGATGCCCGCGTAGCGGCGACCGGAGCCACCGAGCACACGGATGCAAAGGATCTCCTTCGCACCAGTGTTGTCGGCGACACGCAGTCGCGACTCCTGCTGGATCACGTCTATCTCCTGATCGTCTGCCGGTTCCCCGGGGGCCGCGCTTCAGCGGCCCCCGGAGCCTGGCGGAACTGTCCTGCGGGACACCCCGCAGGAATTACTTGGCCTTCTCGAGGATCTCGACGACGCGCCAGCGCTTCGTCGCGGACAGCGGCCGGGTCTCCATGAGGAGGACGCGGTCGCCGACGCCCGCGGCGTTCTGCTCGTCGTGGGCCTTGAGCTTGTTCGTACGGCGGATGACCTTGCCGTACAGCGCGTGCTTGACACGGTCCTCGACGGCGACGACGACGGTCTTGTCCATCTTGTCGCTGACGACGAGACCCTCACGGGTCTTGCGGAAGCCGCGCGCTTCCTTGTTCTCAGTCACGTTGCTCTCGCTCATGCGTTCTCCACCGTTTCGATGCCCAGCTCACGCTCGCGCATCAGGGTGTAGATCCGCGCGATGTCCTTGCGGACCGCCTTCAGACGGCCGTGGTTCTCGAGCTGGCCCGTCGCCGCCTGGAAGCGGAGGTTGAACAGCTCTTCCTTGGCCTCGCGGAGCTTCGCCAGAAGCTCCTCGTTGCCCAGCTCGCGCAGCTCGGACGCCTTGGTACCGGCCGACATCACGCTTCACCTGCCTCGCGCTTGACGATCCGGCACTTCATCGGCAGCTTGTGGGCCGCACGGGTCAGCGCCTCACGGGCGATCTTCTCGTTGGGGTACGACAGCTCGAACATCACACGTCCGGGCTTGACGTTGGCGATCCACCACTCCGGAGAACCCTTACCGGAACCCATGCGGGTCTCGGCCGGCTTCTTGGTGAGGGGACGGTCGGGGTAGATGTTGATCCAGACCTTGCCGCCACGCTTGATGTGGCGGGTCATCGCGATACGGGCCGCCTCGATCTGGCGGTTCGTCACGTAGGCCGGGGTCAGCGCCTGGATGCCGTACTCGCCGAACGCAACCTGCGTCCCACCCTTGGACATACCGTTGCGCTTCGGGTGGTGCTGCTTGCGGTGCTTGACCCTACGGGGGATCAGCATGACGGTCAGGCCTCCGTTCCGGTGCTCTCAGCCGGAGCGGCGGCGGGAGCCTCGGCCTTGGGGGCCTCGGCACCGGCAGCCTGCTGCGGCTTGCGACCGCGCCGCTCGCCACCGCGGCCACCACGGGCCGGGCGGTCGGCGCCACCGCGGGCCGGGCGGTTGCCCGCACGGGCGGCAGCGTTCTCGGCGCGGACCTCGGCGATGTTCTTGACGTCGCCCTTGTAGATCCAGACCTTCACGCCGATGCGGCCGAAGGTCGTCTTGGCCTCGAAGAAGCCGTAGTCCACGTTCGCGCGGAGCGTGTGCAGGGGCACGCGGCCCTCGCGGTAGAACTCCGAGCGGGACATCTCGGCGCCGCCGAGGCGGCCGCCGCACTGGATCTTGATGCCCTTGGCGCCGGCCTTCATCGCGGACTGCATGCTCTTGCGCATGGCCCGGCGGAAGGAGACGCGGGAGGAGAGCTGCTCGGCGACGGCCTGGGCGACCAGCTGGGCGTCGGTCTCGGGGTTCTTGACCTCGAGGATGTTCAGCTGGACCTGCTTGCCCGTGAGCTTCTCGAGGTCACCGCGGATGCGGTCGGCCTCGGCGCCGCGGCGGCCGATGACGATGCCCGGACGGGCGGTGTGGATGTCCACCCGCACACGGTCACGGGTGCGCTCGATCTCCACCTTGGAGATGCCGGCGCGCTCCATACCGGACGTCATCATCCGGCGGATGGCGACGTCTTCCTTGACGTAGTCCTTGTAGAGCTTGTCGGCGTACCAACGCGACTTGAAGTCGGTCGTGATGCCGAGTCGGAACCCGTGCGGGTTTACCTTCTGGCCCATTACCGGGTTCCTTCCTTGCTGCTGACGACCACGGTGATGTGGCTGGTCCGCTTGCGGATCCGGTAGGCACGGCCCTGGGCGCGCGGACGGAACCGCTTCAGGGTCGGGCCCTCGTCGACGTAGGCCTCCGAGATGAAGAGGCTGTCGACATCGGTGTGGTCGTAGTTGTGCGCGGCGTTGGCGATGGCGCTGTCCAGCACCTTGCCGACCGGCACGCTCGCGGCCTGCGGGGCGAAACGCAGGACCGCCTGAGCCTCCGTGGCGTCCATGCCACGGATAAGGTCCACCACGCGGCGGGCCTTCATGGGCGTGACGCGGATGTACCGCGCCTGGGCCCTGGCTTCCATGGTTGTCCTTCCAGTGTCTGTCATGGTCATTCCACCCCGCTACTAGCGGCGCTTCGACTTCCGGTCGTCCTTGACGTGACCCCGGAAGGTGCGCGTCGGCGAGAACTCGCCGAGCTTGTGGCCGACCATCGACTCGGTGACGAACACCGGAATGTGGGTCTTGCCGTTGTGCACCGCGATCGTGTGGCCGAGCATGGCCGGGACGATCATCGAGCGACGGGACCAGGTCTTGATGACGTTCTTGGTACCGGCTTCGTTCTGGGCGTCCACCTTCTTGATCAGGTGGTCGTCGACGAAGGGTCCCTTCTTCAAGCTACGAGGCATCTCAACCCGTCCTTAGCGCTTCTTGTTCGTCTTGCGGCGGCGGACGATGTACTTGTTCGACGCCTTCTTGGGCGAACGAGTACGGCCTTCCTTCTTGCCCCACGGGGACACGGGGTGGCGGCCACCGGAGGTACGGCCCTCACCACCACCGTGCGGGTGGTCGACCGGGTTCATGACGACACCACGCACGGTCGGGCGAACGCCCAGCCAGCGCTTGCGGCCCGCCTTGCCCCAGTTGATGTTCGACTGCTCGGCGTTGCCGACCTCACCGACGGTGGCGCGGCAGCGCGCGTCCACCATGCGGATCTCGCCGGACGGCATGCGGAGCGTCGCCATGGCGCCCTCACGCGCCAGCAGCTGCACGGAGGCACCTGCGGAGCGGGCGAGCTTGGCACCGCCGCCGGGACGGAGCTCGATCGCGTGGATCGTGGTACCGACCGGGATGTTGCGCAGGGCCAGGTTGTTGCCCGGCTTGATGTCGGCCCCGGGACCGTTCTCGACGCGGTCGCCCTGCTGCAGGTGGCGCGGGGCGAGGATGTAGCGCTTCTCGCCGTCGGCGTAGTGCAGCAGCGCGATGCGCGCGGTGCGGTTGGGGTCGTACTCGATGTGCGCGACCTTCGCCGGCACGCCGTCCTTGTCGTGACGACGGAAGTCGATCACTCGGTAGGCGCGCTTGTGTCCGCCACCCTGGTGGCGAACGGTCACACGACCGGCGTTGTTACGGCCGCCCTTGCTGTGCAGCGGGCGGACCAGCGACTTCTCCGGCGTGGACCGCGTGACCTCGACGAAGTCGGCGACGCTGGCGCCACGACGGCCCGGCGTAGTCGGCTTGTACTTGCGGATTCCCATTTCTCAGTCCTCGTCCGATATCGGACGATCCGACCCGCTTACGCGGTCGGACCGCCGAAGATGTCGATACGGTCGCCCTCGGCGAGGGTCACGATCGCCCGCTTGCTGCCGGCACGCTGACCGAAGCCGGTCTTCGTGCGCTTGCGCTTGCCCTGACGGTTGATCGTGTTGACCCCGGTGACCTTGACGTCGAAGACCGCCTGGACGGCCTGCTTGATCTGGGTCTTGTTGGCGTTCGGGTCGACGATGAACGTGTACTTGTTCTCGTCGAGAAGCGCGTAGCTCTTCTCGGAGACGACCGGCTTCAGCAGGACGTCACGGGGGTCCGTGTACGACTTGCTCAGCGGCGTCTCGACGGTGTTCTTGCCCTCGGTGGCGTGGCGGCGCGCCTTGGCGACGCGCGCGGCCTTGGCGGCCTTGGCGGCCTTCGAGGCGATAGCGGGGTGACGGATGGCCATCAGACCTCGCTCCCTTCGGTGTCGGCGGCCTTGGGGCCAGACACGAAGGACTCGAACGCGGCCTGGGTGAAGACCACGTCGTCCGAGACGAGAACGTCGTACGTGTTCAGCTGGCCCGGCTCCAGGATGTGGACCTGGGGCAGGTTGCGGGCGGAGAGCCATGCGGCCTCGTCGGAGCGCTCGACGACCAGGAGCAGGTTCTTGCGCTCGCTGATCTTGCCGAACAGGCTCTTCGCGGCCTTGGTGGAGATCTCGCCCTCGACCACGCCGGAGACGACGTGGATGCGGTTGTGACGCGCCCGGTCGGTGAGGGCACCGCGCAGGGCGGCGGCCTTCATCTTCTTCGGGGTCCGCTGCGAGTAGTCACGCGGCACGGGACCGTGCACGACGCCACCGCCGGCGAACTGCGGCGCGCGGGTCGAACCCTGACGGGCGCGGCCGGTGCCCTTCTGGCGGTACGGCTTCTTGCCGCCACCACGGACCTCGCCACGGGTCTTCGTCTTGTGCGTGCCCTGACGGGCAGCGGCCAGCTGTGCGACGACGACCTGGTGGATCAGCGGAACGCTGACCTTGGCGTCGAAGATCTCCGCGGGGAGCTCGACGGAACCGGCCTTGTCGCCCGCCGGCGAAAGGATGTCAACAGTGCTCATCGGTTACCTCAGGCCCCCTTGGCCGCGGTGCGGACCAGGACGAGGCCGCCGTTCGGACCGGGAACCGCGCCCTTGATGAGCAGCAGACCCTTCTCCGCGTCAACGGCGTGGACGGTCAGGTTCTGGGTGGTGACCCGCTCGTTGCCCATGCGACCCGCCATGCGGAGGCCCTTGAACACGCGGCCCGGGGTGGCGCAGCCACCGATGGAACCGGGCGAGCGGTGCTTGCGCTGGGTGCCGTGTCCGGCGCCGAGGCCCTTGAAGTTGTGACGCTTCATGACACCGGCGAAGCCCTTGCCCTTGCTCTTGCCGGTCACGTCGACCTTGATGCCGGCCTCGAACACCTCGGCGGTGATCTCCTGGCCGAGGGTGTACTCGCTGGCGTCAGCGGTACGGATCTCGACGAGGTGGCGGCGGGGAGTGACGTCGGCCTTGGCGAAGTGGCCCTTGAGGGGCTTGTTCACCTTGCGCGGGTCGATCTCACCGAACGCGATCTGAACGGACTCGTAGCCGTCGACGTCGTTCGTGCGGACCTGGGTGACGACGTTGGGGCCGGCCTTGACGACGGTGACCGGAACAACACGGTTGTTCTCGTCCCACACCTGCGTCATGCCGAGCTTCTCGCCCAGGATGCCCTTGATCTGCTTAGCCATTCTCAGATCACCAGCCCTCAGAGCTTGATCTCGATGTCGACACCGGCCGGGAGGTCGAGTCGCATCAGAGAGTCAACGGTCTTGGGGGTCGGGTCGAGGATGTCGATCAGGCGCTTGTGCGTGCGCATCTCGAAGTGCTCGCGCGAGTCCTTGTACTTGTGCGGCGACTTGATGACGCAGTACACGTTCTTCTCAGTGGGCAGCGGCACCGGGCCCGCGACCGACGCACCAGTGCGGGTCACCGTCTCGACGATCTTCTTCGCCGAGGAGTCGATGACCTCGTGGTCGTAGGCCTTGAGCCGGATGCGGATCTTCTGTCCCGCCATGGCTACTCAGTAGTCCTGTCTCTCTACAGCTCTGGAACCCGGTGTCCGGTCCTCTGTTTTTCCGCCTTCCGACCCACGCGGTCGGGCGTGTCGCACTCTCGCTGACACGGATGCCCCTTGTCCGGACATCCCTGCGGGGAATGCGCACGGCCCTTCCGGAACCGCAAGCCGGGGGCGGAAGGCCCACCGGGTGCCTGGCCGGTGCCGCGCCCACGCTTCCCGGAAGATTCCCGTACGTCCGCCCCAGCGCTGCCGTCAGGCAGTTAGGGCGACGAGTACTGTGGGACTCGCTTCCGGTCCTCCCGGCGGGAGGCGCGCAGCATCAACACTCGGCCGAGCAACTCGGACAGTCTGCCACACGGGGCGGGTGCCTGGCCAATCGAGCCGAAGAGATTACCCCGGGAGTGACGTAGGTCAAACCCGGGCCGCCCGCCGCGGGAGCGCCGGCCCCGCGAGGCGTGCGCCACGAAGCCCGCCCGCGCTCCGCCCGCCGTCGCACGCACGTCCGCCGCCCACCCGCGCGTTCCGCCCCGACAACCCCGGACACGCCGGACAGCCTCCGGACAGTGACCGTACGCACCCGCCGAGTCGCTCCTCGCGGTCCGCGCACACCGCCACGCCGGGTGGCGTGAACCGGAGGACCGCCGACTCCGCCGCTCCCGTCCGCACCTTCACCGCACGGCTCTCCCCCACCCCGCGCGGCGCCCGTCTCGCCCGGCTGCTCGCGACCGAGCGGCTCCGCTCGTGGGAGGTGCCGCTGGACCCGGCACGCCAGATCGTCGCGGAGCTGGCCGCCAACGCGGCCCCGCACGGACGCGTACGGGGCCGCGGCTTCCGGCTCACGCCCCGGGCCGTCGCCGGCACGCTCCGCGTCGAGGTCGCCGACACGCGCGGCGAACGGCTCCCCCGGCCGCAACGGCCCGCCCCCGACGCCGGGTCCGGCCGGGGCCTGCTGCTCGTCGAAGCGCAGGCGGACCGCTGGGGGTGTCCGGGGGCCGCTTCCCCCGCAAGACCGTGTGGGCGGAAGTGCGCCTCACACCGCCGGACCCCGTCCCCCGCGCTCCGGTGCCGACGGCGCCCGCCCCCGGGGAGCGCAACCTGCTTAAGCGCGCCTTAAGTACGGGTTAACCGGTCTCCACACCGTCTTAGGGCGTGGCGTCGGCGCAGCTCAGGGGCGGTCGAGGGACCAATCGGGCAGTTGGCCGAGGGGTGGGCCGTCCGTAGCATCCATCACGGCCGCACACGGCCGGTCAACTTCCCACAGCAACCCCCATCGCCCCCTCCCCGTTCCCCCCACTCACTCTGTCCCCCCCATCACTGCACCCCCCACAGACAAGGTGTGTTCACCATGGCTGCTCATCGCGCGCGCCGCTGGTCACTCGGCGGGCTCGTGCTGCTCGTCTGCGCCTCCGTCGTGACGGCGCTCGTCCTCACCGCCACCGGGTCGAACGCCAACCGCGCCAACGCGGCCACGGCCGCCGTGACCTGGTCCGACGACTTCAACGGCGCCGCCGGCAGCGCCCCGGACCCGGGCAAGTGGACCCTGGAGACCGGCGGCAGCGGCAACGGCAACAGCGAGCTGCAGTACTACACGAACAGCAGGGACAACGCCGCCCTCGACGGCAACGGCAACCTGGTCATCACCGCCCGCAAGAACACCGACTCCGGGCTCCAGTGCTGGTACGGCTCCTGCCAGTACACCTCCGCCCGCCTCAACACGGCCCGGACCTTCACGCAGGCGTACGGCCACTTCGAGGCCCGCATCAAGATCCCCCGCGGTCAGGGCATGTGGCCGGCGTTCTGGATGCTCGGCAACGACCTGGGCACCGCCGGATGGCCCAACAGCGGCGAGATCGACGTCATGGAGAACATCGGCAAGGAGCCCGGTACCGTCCACGGCACCATCCACGGTCCCGGTTACTCCGGCAGCGGCGGCATCGGCGCCCCGTACACCCTGCCGAAC
This is a stretch of genomic DNA from Streptomyces sp. TG1A-8. It encodes these proteins:
- the rplD gene encoding 50S ribosomal protein L4; the protein is MSTVDILSPAGDKAGSVELPAEIFDAKVSVPLIHQVVVAQLAAARQGTHKTKTRGEVRGGGKKPYRQKGTGRARQGSTRAPQFAGGGVVHGPVPRDYSQRTPKKMKAAALRGALTDRARHNRIHVVSGVVEGEISTKAAKSLFGKISERKNLLLVVERSDEAAWLSARNLPQVHILEPGQLNTYDVLVSDDVVFTQAAFESFVSGPKAADTEGSEV
- the rplV gene encoding 50S ribosomal protein L22; translation: MEARAQARYIRVTPMKARRVVDLIRGMDATEAQAVLRFAPQAASVPVGKVLDSAIANAAHNYDHTDVDSLFISEAYVDEGPTLKRFRPRAQGRAYRIRKRTSHITVVVSSKEGTR
- the rpsS gene encoding 30S ribosomal protein S19 produces the protein MPRSLKKGPFVDDHLIKKVDAQNEAGTKNVIKTWSRRSMIVPAMLGHTIAVHNGKTHIPVFVTESMVGHKLGEFSPTRTFRGHVKDDRKSKRR
- the rplW gene encoding 50S ribosomal protein L23, which translates into the protein MAIRHPAIASKAAKAAKAARVAKARRHATEGKNTVETPLSKSYTDPRDVLLKPVVSEKSYALLDENKYTFIVDPNANKTQIKQAVQAVFDVKVTGVNTINRQGKRKRTKTGFGQRAGSKRAIVTLAEGDRIDIFGGPTA
- the rplX gene encoding 50S ribosomal protein L24, with amino-acid sequence MKIKKGDLVQVITGKDKGKQGKVIAAYPREERVLVEGVNRVKKHTKAGPTARGSQAGGIVTTEAPIHVSNVQLVVEKDGQKVVTRVGYRFDEEGNKIRVAKRTGEDI
- the rplC gene encoding 50S ribosomal protein L3, which translates into the protein MAKQIKGILGEKLGMTQVWDENNRVVPVTVVKAGPNVVTQVRTNDVDGYESVQIAFGEIDPRKVNKPLKGHFAKADVTPRRHLVEIRTADASEYTLGQEITAEVFEAGIKVDVTGKSKGKGFAGVMKRHNFKGLGAGHGTQRKHRSPGSIGGCATPGRVFKGLRMAGRMGNERVTTQNLTVHAVDAEKGLLLIKGAVPGPNGGLVLVRTAAKGA
- the rpsJ gene encoding 30S ribosomal protein S10; its protein translation is MAGQKIRIRLKAYDHEVIDSSAKKIVETVTRTGASVAGPVPLPTEKNVYCVIKSPHKYKDSREHFEMRTHKRLIDILDPTPKTVDSLMRLDLPAGVDIEIKL
- the rpmC gene encoding 50S ribosomal protein L29; amino-acid sequence: MSAGTKASELRELGNEELLAKLREAKEELFNLRFQAATGQLENHGRLKAVRKDIARIYTLMRERELGIETVENA
- the rplP gene encoding 50S ribosomal protein L16; the protein is MLIPRRVKHRKQHHPKRNGMSKGGTQVAFGEYGIQALTPAYVTNRQIEAARIAMTRHIKRGGKVWINIYPDRPLTKKPAETRMGSGKGSPEWWIANVKPGRVMFELSYPNEKIAREALTRAAHKLPMKCRIVKREAGEA
- the rplB gene encoding 50S ribosomal protein L2 codes for the protein MGIRKYKPTTPGRRGASVADFVEVTRSTPEKSLVRPLHSKGGRNNAGRVTVRHQGGGHKRAYRVIDFRRHDKDGVPAKVAHIEYDPNRTARIALLHYADGEKRYILAPRHLQQGDRVENGPGADIKPGNNLALRNIPVGTTIHAIELRPGGGAKLARSAGASVQLLAREGAMATLRMPSGEIRMVDARCRATVGEVGNAEQSNINWGKAGRKRWLGVRPTVRGVVMNPVDHPHGGGEGRTSGGRHPVSPWGKKEGRTRSPKKASNKYIVRRRKTNKKR
- the rpsQ gene encoding 30S ribosomal protein S17, whose amino-acid sequence is MSESNVTENKEARGFRKTREGLVVSDKMDKTVVVAVEDRVKHALYGKVIRRTNKLKAHDEQNAAGVGDRVLLMETRPLSATKRWRVVEILEKAK
- the rplN gene encoding 50S ribosomal protein L14, whose translation is MIQQESRLRVADNTGAKEILCIRVLGGSGRRYAGIGDVIVATVKDAIPGGNVKKGDVVKAVIVRTVKERRRPDGSYIRFDENAAVILKNDGDPRGTRIFGPVGRELREKKFMKIISLAPEVL
- the rpsC gene encoding 30S ribosomal protein S3, with protein sequence MGQKVNPHGFRLGITTDFKSRWYADKLYKDYVKEDVAIRRMMTSGMERAGISKVEIERTRDRVRVDIHTARPGIVIGRRGAEADRIRGDLEKLTGKQVQLNILEVKNPETDAQLVAQAVAEQLSSRVSFRRAMRKSMQSAMKAGAKGIKIQCGGRLGGAEMSRSEFYREGRVPLHTLRANVDYGFFEAKTTFGRIGVKVWIYKGDVKNIAEVRAENAAARAGNRPARGGADRPARGGRGGERRGRKPQQAAGAEAPKAEAPAAAPAESTGTEA